The Caulobacter vibrioides sequence CCAATGACCGACGAGCAAACGCCGGCGGAAGAGATGCCGTTCGAAGCCGACGACGCCACGCAGGAAATCGAGGCGCTGAAGCTGGAAGTGGCGCAACTGAAGGAGCAGGCGCTCCGCTACGCCGCCGAGGCCGAGAACACCAAGCGCCGGGCCGAGCGCGAGATGAACGACGCGCGCGCCTACGCGATCCAGAAGTTCGCGCGCGACCTCCTGGGCGCCGCCGACAATCTGGGCCGCGCCACCGCCCACAGCCCCAAGGACTCGACCGATCCGGCGGTGAAGAACTTCATCATCGGCGTCGAGATGACCGAGAAGGAGCTGCAGAGCGCGTTTGAACGCAACGGCTTGAAGAAGATCGACCCGGCCAAGGGTGACAAGTTCGACCCGCACCTGCACCAGGCCGTCACCGAGCAGCCCTCGACCGAGGTGGCCGCCGGCGGCGTGCTGATGGTGATGCAGGCCGGCTATGAGCTGATGGGCCGCCTCGTCCGCCCGGCCATGGTCGCCGTGGCGGCCAAGGGCTCGACGGGCCCGGACGCGCCTGCGGCCTCGGCCAATCCCTACGCCGGCGCGGCCGCCGAGGGCGACAGCTCGGGCGGCACGTTCGACGCCAAGGCCTGATCGCCGGATCGGTCGCGCGCCCGCCTGTCGGCGCGCGACCACAGCCGCTCGTGGATGGTGAAGGCCACGGTCTGGACCATCGGTTCGACCACGCCGACCGCCAGCGCCACGCGCCACGCGCCAGTCGCGGGTCAGGGCGTAGGCCACGGCCACCGCCACGGTCAGGTGCATGGACGCATAGGTCAGGGTCTTGAGGGCAAGGCGCATCTTCATGCTCCTATTTGAGAATCGTTCTCAATAAATGGCGCTTGAATCCCGCGCTGCAAGGGCTTGGGCCTCTTCCCCGCGCGCGTGTTTTCGCTAATGTCGGCGGTCCCTTCTCCACGGGTTCGCGCGGGGCTGATTCTCCCCAGGGGCGGCTGAACCCGATATCTGGACTGGACTATGAAGCTTACGATCGAACGGGCGGCGCTCCTGAAGGCGCTGGGGCATGTGCAGAGCGTCGTCGAGCGCCGCAACACCATCCCGATCCTGTCGAACATCCTGCTGTCGGCCGAAGGTGACCGGTTGTCGTTCTCGGCCACCGACCTCGACATGGAGATCATCGACGAGGGCTTCGCCCAGATCGACGTGCCCGGCCAGATCACCGCGCCGGCCCACACCCTCTATGAGATCGTTCGCAAGCTGCCCGACGGCGCGGACGTGTCGCTGAGCTTCAGCGGCGATGATCCGCGCTTGGTGATTCAGGCCGGCCGCTCGCGCTTCAACCTGCCGGTGCTGCCGGCCGGCGACTTCCCGGTGATGAGCTCGGACGGCCTGTCCAGCCGCATCGCGGTCGACACCAACGAACTGATCCGCCTGATCGACAAGACCCGGTTCGCCATCTCGACCGAAGAGACGCGCTACTACCTCAACGGCCTCTATGTGCACACGGTCAACGAGGGCGGCGAGACCAAGCTTCGCGCCGTCGCCACCGACGGCCACCGTCTGGCCCTGGCCGAGATGCCCGCACCCGAGGGCGCTGTCGGCATCCCGGGCGTCATCGTGCCGCGCAAGACCATCGCCGAAGCCCGTCGCCTGATGGAATCGGCCGGCGAGACGGTCGATCTGCAGGTCTCCCCGCAGAAGGTCCGCTTCGAGTTCGGCGCGGCCGCCTTGACCTCCAAGGTCATTGACGGCGCCTTCCCCGACTACATGCGGGTGATCCCGCGCGACAACGCCAAGATCCTGACCCTGGACAACGACCTGTTCGCCAAGGCCGTGGACCGGGTGGCCACCATCTCGGCCGAGAAGAGCCGTTCGGTGAAACTGGCCGTCGAGCCGGGTCGCATCACCCTGACCGTCCGCAACATGGAAGCCGGCCAGGCCGTCGAAGAGGTCGAGGTCGATTACGACGGCGAGCCCTTCGAGATCGGCTTCAACGCCCGCTATCTGCTGGACGTCTGCGGCCAGATCGCCGGCCCGCAGGCCGAGTTCCGCTTCGCCGATCCGGCCAGCCCGACCCTGGTCGTCGATCCGGTCGATCCGGGCGTGAAGTACGTGCTGATG is a genomic window containing:
- the grpE gene encoding nucleotide exchange factor GrpE yields the protein MTDEQTPAEEMPFEADDATQEIEALKLEVAQLKEQALRYAAEAENTKRRAEREMNDARAYAIQKFARDLLGAADNLGRATAHSPKDSTDPAVKNFIIGVEMTEKELQSAFERNGLKKIDPAKGDKFDPHLHQAVTEQPSTEVAAGGVLMVMQAGYELMGRLVRPAMVAVAAKGSTGPDAPAASANPYAGAAAEGDSSGGTFDAKA
- the dnaN gene encoding DNA polymerase III subunit beta, with amino-acid sequence MKLTIERAALLKALGHVQSVVERRNTIPILSNILLSAEGDRLSFSATDLDMEIIDEGFAQIDVPGQITAPAHTLYEIVRKLPDGADVSLSFSGDDPRLVIQAGRSRFNLPVLPAGDFPVMSSDGLSSRIAVDTNELIRLIDKTRFAISTEETRYYLNGLYVHTVNEGGETKLRAVATDGHRLALAEMPAPEGAVGIPGVIVPRKTIAEARRLMESAGETVDLQVSPQKVRFEFGAAALTSKVIDGAFPDYMRVIPRDNAKILTLDNDLFAKAVDRVATISAEKSRSVKLAVEPGRITLTVRNMEAGQAVEEVEVDYDGEPFEIGFNARYLLDVCGQIAGPQAEFRFADPASPTLVVDPVDPGVKYVLMPLRV